The Dioscorea cayenensis subsp. rotundata cultivar TDr96_F1 chromosome 11, TDr96_F1_v2_PseudoChromosome.rev07_lg8_w22 25.fasta, whole genome shotgun sequence genomic interval CAGGAGCTTTGGTGTTGAGCAAGTTATAGTTGCTGTTAATAAGATGGATACAGTGGGATTCTCAAAGGAGCGCTTTGAATTCATAAAATCTCAACTAGGCAATTTTTTGCGTTCATGTGGATTTAAAGAATCACAGATTACCTGGATTCCTTTGAGCGCAATGGAAAATGAGAATTTGGTGACATCTGCGACTGATGCTCGTCTATCTAGTTGGTGAGTTTAGTGTTTTTGGTATCATCTGCATTTGCATAATTCTTTTGAACTTATGCAAACTGAAATCTGtaatgttgatgaagatgtgaTCATCAACCTCATAGAATAAGCATGCCTCTTAGATTCAGGGCCCAATatgagtttttaattttgatttgattttctttatacCTTCTATTAAAAGATTTTGAGAGcttatatataaacattgaaAACAGTAAAAATGTAGATGCAACTGGATTGGATCGCATTATCAATTTCTCTTTATGGATATCTTCAGTTTAGGTACCGTGTTTGTAAGACTTTTTAGCAATGCTTTGCAGGTATGAAGGAAGTTGTTTGTTGGAAGCTGTAGATTCTCTTCAGCTTCCAGTCCGAGATGCCTCAAAGCCGCTTCTTCTTCCTATATGTGATGTCATTAAGTCACATTCTCTAGGACAGGTGGCAGCATGCGGTAAAATTGAGACAGGAGCTATAAAAAATGGTTCCAGGGTACATACCTTGCTTCAGTtgtcaattatatttaaatcaagcAGTTTCTTTAGTACGAATTCATTTCGACACTTTGTATAAGACAGAATGTACGATCCATGAATTCCTTTGTTGGGTCTTAATTGTAGTGACAAGTTTGCATGCCAATTCTCTTTTTATTGTTCTCCTTATTCAAAGATCACCATGGCTTCTGCATCCTCTTGTCATTAAGGACTAAAGAGCTGATTTTAGTGATTATTTATCCCATTTGGTAGATCAATCAAGTTTATACACTGGATATTTCGCATCTTTGATTGCTGATAGCATCCCAAATTTAAGCCCTACATTTTCCTCTTGCTTCTGTGGAGACCAGTATTTTGGAATCCTGTGTCTTGTGATCATTGCTTTAAAAACAGCCTATACCACTTATCAGGCTGCTGCTACTTATGTACTTTTGGGATACTCCTGCCATCTGCATCTGAATTTTGTTGCTCTTGTCTTGCAGGTTCTAGTGATGCCGTTGAGAGAAGTTGCTACTGTGCGGTCAATCGAAAGAGATTCATGTCCTTGCAGTGTGGCAAGAGCTGGAGATAATGTGGCTGTCAGTTTACAGGGTATTGATGGGGTTCATGTGACGCCTGGTGGTGTCTTATGCCATCCAGATTACCCCGTAACTGTTGCATCAAGACTGGAATTGAAAATCCTTGTGTTGGACATCATGGGACCAATTCTAGTTGGCTCTAAGGTGGAAAATCAACTGCCTTCCCCCTTTGATTTTCAActaattttgataattactCCCCTCTTTTATCTGACTAAAAAATTGAATCAGTTCGAGTTTCACATACATCACGCGAAGGAGGCAGCAAGATTGGTAAAGATAGTGTCATTGGTAGATCAAAAGACCGGGGAGGCCGCAAAGAAGACCCCACGGTTCCTCACAGCAAAACAAAGTGCTATAATAGAGGTTAAGCAATTCCCCTTCTTTGAGGAGACTCTAGTTTGCAGCATTTGCTTGACtagtgataatttttatttcaggTTGCTCTTGACAGAGCAGTTTGTGCAGAAGAGTTCTCCAAACACAGAGCACTTGGCAGAGCTTTCCTCCGTGCTTCAGGCTGTACAGTTGGCGTCGGTATTGTGTCAAAAGTGTTCTCTGATGAATCATAGTTTTGTAGACCTGCCATCAAGATCAGTTAGTCTTTCGCCCTCACCATCATTTCAGTGTTTGCTGTAAAATCTTCAGAGTATGCCATGCACAATATGTATACCAATTATTTATCATCCTGTGAAGTTATGGCTCAACTGAGATTtctgtgtgttttgttgagccCTCTTCACAAATGCCTCAGGAAATTTTGGCTCATTCTTTTCCCGGTTTGTTGTAGATTATTAAGGAAGGAATATTAGAATGAAAGCTGTAGTTGTGAATCTTGTGATGCTTTATATCCATCTTTCAtgttttctattatatttttcagATGGTATATGGTTAACTTTGATACCCATATATGAGATAacactaattattattttgaagtgtgcatactatgttatttttcttatgggAAACTTTTTCTTTCCAACGAAAGCCTTTGACTGtggtaaataaatatattttaggcATGTTTGGTGGATAAGATAGGATATGGTCGGAAAGGATATAAGGACTAGATAGGAGTAGAAAAGAATAAGGGTATAATAAGGTTATATCCTATTTAATGTTTGATGCAAATTGGATAAATTATAGCATAACattttgttatcttattttatgtttaaaaggACTAAAAGGATGTGATATGAATTAtatgtaaacaaataaaattattttttataatattagatcatcaaaatcaatttaaaaaaatcattcgactagagaaaataaagataaatacatgatcAAAGAAAAGATTTAGATAAAAAGTAACCTATTCAAACACAGAATTGAcggagaaataaaataaaaagaagggaTATAATGAAACTCCAGATAAGAAAAGACTATTATATCATATTGGCTGACACTAGACCCATGTGAAAAATAAGAGTGAGATATTCAAAAGTCTCGAATTTAAGATATTCAAAAGTCTCGAATTTAAGATCATTGGAAACGTTAGTGGTAACATGCCAACAATTATAAGTGTGGGCTTGCAACCAAAATCTTTTTCATGTGAACTGGATGATTAATTCCCTACCTATGCACACtgcctaatatatatatagcttcgATCCTCTACGCACGTTTATAGATTTGTAATCTATGAACGTTGCTCTTGGCCGTTGGGTTTCAATCCAACGGTTTTGCATTGTTCAGTGAACAATAGtattgtgcttataaatagttaCACAGTGAAAAGTGGGATGTACAGTATTTTAATCTGAACCATCCAATCAATCTCAGCACAGTCACTAGAATAATCTCAATCTCAGCACATTCACTAGAATAATCTCAGCCGTCTCCATTTCCACTAGACATACAGTGGAGgaacacaaaaactaaactaaaacccCAGCACACTACACCAATTTGATTGGATACTGTTCATCAACCAAattatctctatctctctcctctcaaccctctatcTTTCCTTATGTTCTCTGGGACGTTCTGTGAAAGTCCCCATGAGaacactttttatatatatatatatatatatatcatttgtgGCTTAAGAAATAGTTAATGAACTCAACTCAtggataaatttaatataacctATAGTTGTATGACATAAGCatcattatctttattttctatgaaataataataataataataataaataagtaaccGTGTTTATTAAGAAAGATCCGAATCCGCGTTGTTCTCACTATCGGGTCGTGGACTTTGTATTTGGCATGCCCGAATCCGATAACAACGACGACGTCAAGATCGTCGGCCTTGCTCTCTAAGCAACCAACCGTCCTCCCGATCCCAAAATCCCCAACCCTTCTCCCCAAAACCCTCGATCGGGATCCATGGCTTCCTCCTCGCCGGCACCGCCGGGCGTGATGCTCGCCATCCACGAGAAGAAGACCAGCACCGTCGATCTCTACCGCCCACTCCGCAACTACATCGTCGTCCACTACTCTGAGCGCGAGGCACAGCTCCTTGAAGATGATCTCGAGACCGTACGTCAGCTCCGATGCGACATCGAGAAGCCCCCTGAATCCTCCCCACCGGACATCCGCCGCGACACCCTCCAGGCCTATGCTCGCGCCCTCGCTGTCATGGAACCGCGTTTTCCAATTTCCCCAGATCGCTCTCACATAAACGCCATCACCTTCACCTGGTTTGACGCCTTCAAGCCCAATAAAAAGGCAGCGCAGCAGAACATCCATCTGGAGAAGGCGGCGGTGTTCTTCAATCTCGGGGCAGTGTATAGCCAGATGGGGCTGGCGGCGGACCGGAGCTCGCCTGCTGGGCTCAAGCAGGCGTGTAATTGTTTTCAGTCGGCTTCTGGGGCGTTTGCGTTCTTGAGGGATAATGTTTCGATGAAGGCGGCAATTGGAGGAGCTACTGTGGATGTTTCGGCGGAGTGCGCCGGGATGTTAGACCGGCTCATGCTGGCGCAGGCGCAAGAGTGTTTTTTTGAGAAGGTTATCTCGGATGCGAAGCCTCCCGGGCTCTGCTCCAAGGTTGCACGACAGGTTTGTACCGAATCATTTTTTatcatcatgaattttttttataacattgcTGCTTTCAATATGTTATCTTTAATTATCTATTTGACAATTAATAGAGAGTTAGAAGTCGATAGAGAATTGGATTTGGTTTGCTGTGTTCTTTGGAGTTGTATTTTAGCATGCAGTTATGCCTCATAATGCACAGAATCAGAGCTAATATTTTGAAGTGCATTTGTTATGGTTTCTtttgcaaatattattttcacaGCAAGCTTGAGTTAGTTTGATAGGAATTCACACTGTTTTGCAGACTTTATACCATGCTTAATTCTAGAGCGATTTGGCGAATATTAATCTCTAATTAGTTGTAAAGGTAGAAACTGTaccatttaaattttgataacaAAATTTCTTGGTCAATTGCCAACTGGTATTGTTTTCCTAGTTGTCTGGAGAAAATAATTATGTGTAGTCTAATGCTGGACTAATTCCCCCTGCATGCTTATTGAGAACGCCCTTTTCTATACTGCTCTGTGTTTGCTTGGGAGCATGCTAATTCAACTTGTAGATTCCTGTTTATGTATCTTAGCAGTGTATTCGGTTAACTCTGCTTGGTGATTTATGCAGGTTGGTCTGTACTATGAGGAGACATATGCGGCATTGAGTGTTCCCCCTCTCAGCCAACACTTTGATCGCTCATGGATCTCTCATGTGCAGTTGAAGGCAGCCCAGTTCTATGCTGAGGCCTGCTATAGAGCTGCTTTAGAACTTCATGGGAAAGAAGAAATTGCTGAAGAAATAGCGAGATTGAAAATTGGTTTAGGTGTCCTCACAGATGCAAAGAAATCAGCCAAGGGGGTTGCTGCAGTCCTTCTTGATGCTATCTCAAGATTGGAAAGTAATATGAATGTGAACCTGGAGAGGGCTGTGAAGGAGAATGATCGGGTCTATCTCATGCGGGTCCCTGCTGCTGGTAGTTTGACATCTTTACCTGCTgcttcccttgtcaagcctgtGCCTATGGCTGATTTATTGGATGCTAGTAAGGACAAGTTGTTTGCAACCCTTGTCCCTGATAGCAGCGCTAAGGTCCTCTCTAAATATACAGAGATGGTTGATGACATCATTAGGACACAAGCTGAGAAACTGCAGCAAGGAAGTGAGATCACAAGAGTAAAATTGAAGGATATGGACTTACCTGATTCCATTCTTGCTTTGGAGGGAAATTTTAGTCTGCCCATGGATCTGAAGGAAGATGTTGAGGCTGTGCAGATTAGTGGTGGCCCATCTGGTCTTGAAGCTGAATTGCAGCAGCTCCGGGATTTGAGGAGGGTAAATCAGGAGCTTTTGGTCCAGACTGAAGAACTATTGCAGAAAGAAGAAAGGGAGGATGCACAATTTCGTACCCAATTTGGAACACGTTGGACTAGGCCTCAGTCCAGCACTTTAACAAAGAACTTGCTGGAAAGATTGAACAGGTTTGCTGGAAACCTCAAGCAAGCAGCTGATAGTGATGCTCGGATTGAGCGTGCTGTGAGAGATAACATGGAACTCATGTCAATCCTTGATCATCGTCCGGTATGTCAACACTCTATCTTTTTGAATGGTTACCTTTTGTTGTTGGTATGTGAGCATAggcttctttttctccttcatcatcttttctaataattttttcacCTCACTTGTTTCACATGTTTGCTCTTgatgcataattattttattttcttattattattatttttttatgttcattA includes:
- the LOC120272052 gene encoding vacuolar-sorting protein BRO1; the protein is MASSSPAPPGVMLAIHEKKTSTVDLYRPLRNYIVVHYSEREAQLLEDDLETVRQLRCDIEKPPESSPPDIRRDTLQAYARALAVMEPRFPISPDRSHINAITFTWFDAFKPNKKAAQQNIHLEKAAVFFNLGAVYSQMGLAADRSSPAGLKQACNCFQSASGAFAFLRDNVSMKAAIGGATVDVSAECAGMLDRLMLAQAQECFFEKVISDAKPPGLCSKVARQVGLYYEETYAALSVPPLSQHFDRSWISHVQLKAAQFYAEACYRAALELHGKEEIAEEIARLKIGLGVLTDAKKSAKGVAAVLLDAISRLESNMNVNLERAVKENDRVYLMRVPAAGSLTSLPAASLVKPVPMADLLDASKDKLFATLVPDSSAKVLSKYTEMVDDIIRTQAEKLQQGSEITRVKLKDMDLPDSILALEGNFSLPMDLKEDVEAVQISGGPSGLEAELQQLRDLRRVNQELLVQTEELLQKEEREDAQFRTQFGTRWTRPQSSTLTKNLLERLNRFAGNLKQAADSDARIERAVRDNMELMSILDHRPIESAVPSLARPIMSLDGNEDAIVGALKQSLRQLENLGAQRAGLEDMLKEMKRKDDILPKLMTSTGSSEDLFKKEISKYDHICGEISQNIEAQEQLLLQIQAQNDDFAAVFNLEDYKVSRERCYKQIAAAIAKYREIKDNINEGLKFYVTLQDAITNVKQQCSDFVMTRNIQCREMIEDVQRQIAGLNFSTNAKTGYNYPSAGQSNPQRSTPQQPDPQSSPLPSHPQSPYGHPSGEQARPAYSQPYPPYTSSQQSPYHAPPGAPTSYQRPPHEYGQPAYPGWRGPYYNAPPQQQNPYPPPPYSLPGQYPQQGNYYKHQ